TGTTCAATAGTAACTGAGGGCATTACCAGACTCGCTGTTATGTGGGAAGAATTCAAATGCATTCCAGAACTTCAGGTTTCTACATTTAAGGTGGGTTAAAGGGTTATgttgctcttgtgcaacaaatccactttttaaaaaactcaagaCTTTTTGTGGTTTTGAAAGTGACAGAAAAACGCACCAAAAAGTGGAGGGTGAACAAATGATTCCATGTACTGTAAACATAACCACAAGCAAAATGGaagaaatgctcaataaagactagGTATAATCTAACCTTCACATAATAACCTTCACATTCTTAATGCTTAAGAAATGGATCACCTAGAGGGAGCCTGAACAGATGTGCTTGCCCTTGTTCAGCCCTAAACTGCACtttgaaatgttttgaaatgttgtGTTCTGACCAAGAAAAATCCAGTTAGAACACaaactcacacacaaaatgaatacTTTAACCAGGGCAGGAATAGCTTACAAAGTACGCtgtggatgctgttggactccaattcccataatccctgactatgAACCAtaccggctggggctgatgggatgtgGTGTTCAATAACATATGGAAGCCCAAAGGTTAGCCACTGCAGTTAGGGCACTGTAAATACTATACTTGTTAATCCAAGTACTGTATAGTAATACAAATGTGTATAGTGTTTTCAGAGTGTTTTACATGCATCTAATTGTTATCCTTACAACACTGTACGGCAACAGCGATTATTCCTCATATTGCAGGCAACAGCGGAGAAAGTGGCTTCTCTAAGGcacctagtgagttcatggcagtGACAAGTTTGAAACGTGAGAATTCCTAATTCACAGCTAAGTCCTAGCCACTACAGTATATACTTTCCCACATGAAAAAGTATAGTCTTGGGGGTAGTGCAGATGTAAAAAgcagcttttgcttctgttttcagttgACTGCTTTTTATTGCTTTGTCCAAACCCCAAACTCTGATTAATCTTAACAAAGGTTTAGGGAAACAAGCAAACTGTCCTGTGCCTCCAACCATGTCGGGGCTTAGTTCTTAGGCAGAGGCTGGGGTAGGCCCTGTCTGCTCCTGCAACCAGGTGAAAAAGCAGACTGAAGTCAAAGTGTAGTCCGTGTcaaagcacaacaaaagcagtcCATCAATAAGCCTAGTTCTAAAGGCAGGATCTAAGAAGCCAGCAACAGAGGCCATCAGTCAAAAGGCAGGGCAGAATAGGCAAGGTGGTTCACAAGAGTTGCTGGATTTCAATATGTGCTGTTCCAGCAGCTTCCATAGTCTGGTCTCCCACACTTCACCCAAGACCCCTTAATATGAGTAGCTCTATAATTTTGGACTCTCAGACATGTACTTCTTTGGTAGGTAAATGCCCGAACCTGGACTTTTTGGGCTCTATGCTCTCTCTATGCTGGGAGATGGTTTGGTCTCCCCCTCTGAAAGGGGGATGAGTTGGGAACCCGCCTCAAGAGTCCTTCTAGAGCAACCTCTGGATACAGGCATGGTGAGATTTCTCCTGGATGTTAAGGGCTTCTTATCAGTGCTAGAGATGGTGGAGGGGTGGCAGTTTACATTTGCTCCCTGGGGTATCCTTTGCTCAGGGGTTTTGCTGGCAGAATACGGTACTTTTATTGGCAGGCCCCAGTGTGACATCACATTCACAAAATGCAGCTTGAAGTTGGTTGGTTTCTCTGAACCATAGTTGAGACTAATCATGGTTTGCTGAGGTTTGaacataatgctaaactgtggttaaaaaCGGAAGGAAAAGATTTTGATATCCTCTTTGTGGCTGTGCCAGAGGAGAAGGGAGATGGGAAGTGCAGACAAGGCTCATGCTAACAACCATAATTTAACACTATGTCCCAATAAGGCCATTATATCAACATCCATGTGAATCACAGGTCACTTAGCACGGATTCTTCTTAACCAGAGTTGAAATCAGGTTTTGAAGCTGCCTAGCAAATCCTGGTTAACAGGCAACTGGGCCTAGCTAGTATTTATAGCTTAGCAGAGTAGATTTGTGTTGGGAAATGGGAGGGACTGGAGGATAGCATCCGACCCCATGTTCCCATTTCAGTATCTGTTGCAGTAAGAGGTAACTGCTTATTGCACCCGCACTGCCTCTTTACATCCAGGAGCAGATTGTCCATTCTCACTTTCTGCAGACATTTCACAGATTTGTCTTCTCTTTAATCCATCTATCAATTGCATCCTCGTACTTCTTTGGGTCCTTCTTCCAGTTCTGGTGCCACCTGAGGTTAGCTAAGGTATCAGAATAGTTTTGTCCTAAACTTTGTTTCCAGTTGATAAACTCCTGCTTGTTGTACTGTTCAACAGAGGCAGAGACTTTGGGATAATCAACGATGGAGTAGAGTTTTTTGTTCAAATACTGTGTGATCTCTGGAAACTTGGTTGCTACGTTTGTTAGTTCATCTGGATCGGCAGAGAGATCTGCAACAAAGAACGATTAAGACAAATTAATGAGCCCGAACTTGAAAAAAGCAGCAGCGCAGCACTGGAGCAtttgtttggcatgcagaaggtcccaattcCAATCcccagtatttattattattattattattattattattattattttgcttttatatctcagctttcctctaaggagctcaagattgtgtacatggctctcccatctccatattatcctcacaacaaagcTGTGAAGTAGGTGAGATggtgtctggcccaaggtcacccaacaagaTTCCTATctgagaagggatttgaaccctggtctcccacatcTTAGTCCAACAACCTAACGGCTACACCATCCTAGTGTAGCTTGGGCTAGGAAAGCCCCCTGCCAGCCAGTATGGagcaggagaagggaaactctttCATCTCAAGGACCATACTGTGTTAAGATACTGGAGGTGGCACACAGCTTCATCTTCCTTggaatccccttttaaagccacctgagtTGGCAGCCATCCCTACACCTAACAGTAACAAATTCcattaactatgtgctgcgtggAAAAAtactcctttccctcccctcaaaactctcaccattcagcttcattggatggtctcaagttctagttttatgagaggaagaaaaacgTCCTCCACTTTCTCAACACCATGCATGCTTTTATATACCTCTCTCATGTGCCACTTTACTcacctttaacaaacaaacaaacaaacaaacaaacaaacaaacaaaaccctcaaaTGTTGTTactcctcataggggagttgctccctTGATTATTTTGGTACAGGCCTAGACTACAGCATGCCACCTTTTCGGACCTTAACCTCTTTGGGTGCCCAGTCATCTGACCACATTGTCCAATCTGAGAGGATGgaaccatagttcagtggtcaAATTCAAACCCAGGTTTATGGGTtcaagccaggcttcctcaaactcggcccatAGATGTTTTTGgtcgacaactcccatgatccctagatagcagggatgatgggaatggtagtctcaaaacatctggagggccgagttggaggaagcctggtttaagcaGACTGGGCTATGCACAGTTGAGACATTGAAGAGACAACTGTCCTACCTGTCTCAGGCTTTGGCCAGTGATTCTAGTGTTCTCAGACTGTACTTTTGCTGTTTCCAACAGTGCAGTGCATTGACTGCAGAACTGTGTTTTGATTTAACGGTCCTATTTTGTTTGTGCAAACTTGCATTGTTGCAAAGGAGAGTGCTGATCTTTATGAAGAATGGGATGCTAATTACTATCACTACTACTTTACTACACTGCTTCTCTGCTCTTCTCTTCCGGTGAACCACGCAAGACATGATGCAGCAACAATCGTAGGTCTGGTAGTTTGTGTTGCTTCAAGACAGGAGCTACATAGTTGTGCTAATGCAACACTGATTTGCACCTCCCTATCATACTCGTGCGGAGCAGAACAGAGGATCAGACTGCACATTAATCAAGTAGCAAACGTACCAAACAGCTGAGGAGATACTGAACGGCCATCTGAGTATGCTATGTATTTCCACCTGTCAGTTCTCAGCATGTAGGTCGAAGAATTCACATTGCAGCCATGGAATTCACTCAGAATCCAAGTAGGATGTTGCTGTCTagttgggactttatcttctgCCTCTTTCAATACCAGGGGCATCAGTGAATATCCACTGAGATTTTTTGGTATAGGtatcccagcaacatctgaaatagAAATTGTGACTTAAGTCAATTTGTTTTCAAAATTTTGTATTtacattatttaaaaagaattaaacataattaaaaggaaaaggcAGAAATATATAAAACCAACAAGGAAATAAATTATATACTATGTCAACCATTGCAACTTGTCCTTTGCCCCTTATAGTGATAATTCTGAACCTCTTATCTTTGCATTTATATTAAGTCCAAGATCCCTCTTACATTTTCTTACTGCAAAATTAATAACTAGCTACTTAGGGAAATTATTTCCACAAAACTTCAGTTCTGTTCTAACCATTGGcagtttatttgttatttttaagcAACTCATATGtggtgcaagagagagagagagagagagagagagagagagagagagagagagagagagagagagagagagagagagatttaagtcATTGAAATTAAACCTAAGATCTTTCTGAACTAATGGTGGCATCTAATTGCAGTGTCCTGTTTGCACAAGTAAGACTTACCCTTCCTTCTCCCTGAAGGCCCCCCCATCTGCCTAATTTAAATAACCCTTAAGATGGAAGTACAACATCataggttgcatccaatgctgaatttttttggggggtgggggtggggattccgTGGTGTACTACAAAGAGAAATACAGGATGGCAAAATCTGCTGCAGGAATAAAAGTCTGTTTGTGCCATGTTGGATACAACAGCACACTTTTAAGGGAGATTGTTAAGCTGTGACACACACATGTACAGAAACAAACTTTAAAATCAAATGGCAAAGCACAGAGACAGAGACTATATTCctatctactgtatattcctgtctACAGATAAGGTCAGAGCTTACTTCATCAGTCGGAGTGTCTGAGAAAATAACATTAATCATTTGTTTGTTACTCACCTAAATAAATtaatcattttgtattttttaatattctgaatACAGGAAGGAAGAACCAGGAGAGAACATATGGAGAATGAGAGCACAGGAAGAACGGTGATTTAAAAATACAACCttcaaaaagagagaagggggaaattaaGACAGTTGGAACAAGAAGGTAGGGGCTGAGATTTGATTAAGAGAATGTGTGACTCATTGATTAGTAATGTTAAACTAAAGTCTCTAGTTAGAATATAGGGTTTGAACTGAAAGTACTAACTATTTTCCAACAGTGTAAAATTCCCCAACTTCTTGGCGACCTTTCAGTGATTCCTTCGTAAGAGTTTACCTATTCAGAAGGTtttgccctcactctgaatttACTCAATTTCCCCTCCATAATACTGTCATGTCAAATACAGTTAACTATGAAGCATGGCCATCTTATCATGTTCACAGTGTGAATCCCAATTGGTTAGGATCGCCCATGTGACCGGCCCAGGAAGCATCATCCTCACACTCATTAATTTTATGCTGCTGCACTTCCATAAAACTTAAGGTGGCACACATGGGGTTACTATCCAAGCATTAACCAGACCTGTTTTGCATCAGAAAGGTTGTACCATGTGCCTTCAGACAATGCCAGGGTAAGTGAATTAGTTTTGTTTCTCTCAGTAAAATCAAATTGGCTTTGCAATATTACAAGATCATCCTATTTACTAAATGACCCCTAGACaactgaatacatttttgttcCGACAAACTTTCCCAGTTGGATAAATTGTTCCTTACTGTGGGTGTCTACTTTGCTAGGGTTTCAgtactgtttttaatgtatttgctgTTTTGGTGTTTTAAAGTGTTGTCAATACTCTTATGTGCAAATGGTTGTTCAGAAGGCAATGAATAAATCaaagctgatgatgatgatgatgatgataataataggtGGGATAACTCATGTCACTGATCCAGGTAGCAATGATCCCAGTTTCACATTGATTTTTTGTCCTCAGCGATGTCACATAGCTAAATCTACCAAGTTTCTTAGTGTCTTGACAACATTCAGGTCACTATGTGGCCTATGATTAGTCTAGGATTGCCTGCGTGATTAGTctaggaagaagaagcaggactCAGAAATTTGGTGGGAAGGAAATCAAGCTGCAGCAGACAGAAcaaccaacagcaacaaacatGACTGGAAAAAGGCAAATATTCCCACAATTAAAAGGGTTTCTTTTCTCCAGGAAATATTTCTTATCCTTCCCGCAAATGGGACACTTTTGACACAGAAATGGAAATAAGGCAGAATACATTATTTTCCACGTTCCAGGTGTTTATAATTTCAGAAGGATTTTGAGAGCCTCATTATTTCATTCaggttttggtgttgttgtttttttaaaaaaaacatttttcccaTTACTGTATTAAAACATTCAGTAATATCTCATTTTGGAAATGACTGGGGATCTGCTGAAACCTTCACGCCCACCTGCCTAAGTATATAACCCGTTACATGTCCTTTGaccacactattattattattttaaagtgcggtttttatatgtgtgcagaGCAGTGCAAGTATCACATGAAACAGAGTAGCCTCGGTGCGCAAGTGGACAAAAACACATTATTCATATACACTAACGTTAAATCAAAGGAGGTGAAACTGACTGGGGCATCTCCAAATTTTGGCTTTATTGATCAGTGTCAGATCCTTTAAATGTCCTTTCTTTGCAAGCTGAGCAGTAAATCACAACATGGTGTAGGCATGTTGGGGAAGTTATCTGACAGTAGTGACACCATGGTTGCTAGTCAGCAATGCTTTAaaaccaggggtggctaacctgtgagacatttgtggactccaactcccaccagcctcaaccagcatgaccaaaggtaagggatgatgggagctgcagtccagcaacttctagaccaggcaccccccaactgcggccctccagttttggcctacaactcccatgatcccaatctaacaggaccagtggtcggggaagatgggaattgtagtccaaaacatctggagggccgaagtttggggatgcctgttctagacagtcCCAAGTGAGCCGGCCGTGCTTTTAAGCGATCTTCTGCAATCATATTTTAACAAAGGGGatggttttaaatatttttttatcccTGCCGGTCATGTGAAGTGAGCTTGctattccaacagaaatattgcTTACCGAGCATGGTAGGGTAGATATCCACAAGGGACACCACATTGGGGATGAACTGCAGCTTAGTATTCGGTCCCATTATAAGGAGAGGAACATGGGAGCTTGCTTCGTACATGCTCATTTTGTAAAACTGCCTGTGTTCCATGGCAAGTTCTCCGTGGTCTGCAGTGAATACGACAAGAGTCCTTCTGAGTAGTCCTGTGTCATTTAGAGCAGAAATTATCTCGCCTGCAACAAAATATAAGGCAGGGTTAATACGCAAACAtcaaaatatgcataaaaatagTTTTTAGATGTCACAAGGAGGTAGCTCTTCTGCCAGTGTAATGAAAGCACTAGATCACATTGCCTGTGTTCTCATTTATACAGAAGGCATTGCTGTTTCAAGGATTCCAAAGAAAAGTCCTCTGGGAGGATGGAGAGAAGCTGATTATGAGAGATCATGAGGGGCAGTTTATTTTCTCCTTGAGAACTCTGAATAAGTTTCTTCCACAGCTAAATATCAGCATGCACAACTATGGCTTCCATACTTCCAGAAATCTCCATCCGAAATGCTGCATTTTGCTAATCTGTCGCTAAACACCCACAGTTATCCACTTTTAGAAGCTCACATTTATGTCTGCCATACAGATCTCAAAGTATGCTTTAATAGTCTGAAACTTGCAATGGTTTTTAAAACCACACTGAACGTTCAGTGATGAGTCTGAATCCCATTTAAGGTGGTGCACAAGCTCAGATGCAAGATTTAGGTCACAATCCTAAtcctatacatacatacatgggcgtagttggggggcagggaggggcagctacccccctaaataaataaaaatcaataaaatacatagcaaactgagttTCTGCCCACCTAACAAAAGGTCTGCCACCACaacaaaaaatcctggctatgcccagcATACTTATTTGggtgtaagctccactgaacacaatgggacttgcttctgagtaagtgTACCTAGGATTTGAGTTGTCAATCTGGGTTCGTTGTAGTTCTCTTGACTTCACCTAAAGTGTTTATTATCATGTATGAAACTGTCAAATTTCTCCTGAATTTCTACATACAATAAGGGTTTTCAAAGGATTGTAATAACTGATCAGTAACCCCAAAACATGCAGATTTTCCATACTGCCCATATACCATCAAAGAGACAGCAAGGCACCAAAATTCTACCCAAAGAAAACACTTGACCTAAGCTCCTTCTCGCTTCTGTTCTCCATCTCTCTCATTACACTTAGGCTTTTAAGGAATTAAAGCTGGAATTCTCAGAATGCCAAATTCTGCAGCAGATGGGAACAGCATTCCAGATGTGAAGCCAACATATAAAAAGAAGATTTGTAATAACTGAGAGAGGATTCCTCACCCCACCTCTCTTCAGTTTCAGTAGATGTTCCTTGACAATCTTTCTGCTCTTCTGGcaataacaatataaaaatgctaCAGTGTCAGTATCCCTTCATTTCCAACCTTTTCCCCCAAGGCAGCCATCTCAGAATATATTATTTCCATAAAGTACATGTCTTACATGTATTAAGGTACAGAGAACAAatatttgtggttgttgttgttgttgtacagaGAACAAATATACAAGATTAATTACATTCCCTCCCCAATGATACTCCTATCAGAATTGTACTGCAGGCATGACAATACTCAACACTCCCTTTGCAGCACTTTCTGCCACAGATGTTTGGCACAGACATCTAAAACCAGGTTAATGTCATTTTTGTGGTGGTGGCCGAGACCAGGTCTCAGGAAGATGTACATGGGGCAGAACCACATGAATTATGCCTTGTGTGACACATGCAAAGGCCCACCTGATCATTTCCTCATAGGAGTTGCAGAGCCATGCAGCTCAGACATATCGGATGATATCCAGCCTGAAtcaagtccatttatttcaatgggtctactaagttttacttacagtggtacctcagtttatgaacacaatgggttccggaagtctgttcataaactgaagcgttcataaactgaagtgaactttcccattgaaagtaatggaaagtggattaatctgttccagacggtccacggagtacttaaactgaagagttcataaactgaagcgaactttcccattgaaagtaatggaaagtggattaatccgttccagacgggtctgcagagtactcaacctgaagcgtacttaacctgaagaatgggtgtaattggttctggaagtctgttcataaactgaagcgttcataaactgaagcgaactttcccattgaaagtaatagaaagtgaattaatccgttccagatgggtccgtggcgttcataaaccgaaaattcataaaccgaggtgttcataaactgaggttccactgtagttgaatAACATCACAGTACAGAGCTACATTTGTAAACATAATTGCTTAGCTTACATAATACATTATTTGCATTAAGAttgccagggctggctctaggtagagtcctggtggtgtcgggtgctgcgcggcaaggccgcacggaagccatgctacacgctgcgagggcaggggcgccggagcgatctccgcccctcagtgccagggcgcccgacctgctcgataCTGCCCTGAAGATTGCTGTGTACACTCCTGAGATTGTGTCCCGGCCAGGGACGGCCTCttgcattttgccacctgaggcaaaacaaggAAGTGGCTACCCTTCTGCACAGCTGTGCCTTCCtctggtgagatcttgcaagagttctgtgagatcttgctggaagaaGATGCAGCTGCCACTGTAGCTGCGCAACCCTAGCAGTAGTGGCAGGGGTGGGAGCACCGCCCTGcaggattctgctgcctgaggcagctgcttcagcctacctcatgggtgggctgggccTAGTCCTGGCCTCTGCAATTGAAATGACATTACCATAGTCCTTAATACATTAACTGAGACATATTGTTTTCTTCATGAATCAGATTCTAACCTTGTAGACTGAGTATGATAGAAGTTTTATTAAATAATAGATTAAAGAAACCCCAACAGAAAACACCTAGTTGTTACTGTCACAGGGTCCggagtggctactctagagtaacgacgcctcacaggtctgcattttatccttttattggtgcaatctatttacagtgctgaatcAGTGCTATATACAGGTTGtcggtacatgttctcagtccggcacagaacctccgaatggcggttcccgcgttttcctccagcaaagtaatcttggcatactgaatctcctccctctgcgctttttacgcaattccggggtgGCTGGGATCGGTCTTTTTCCCACGGTCCCTTTGCTTCCCCTTTCCGTTCCCAGGCGGTGCCTGGGCTCAGCTATCCTACTTGAGCTCATGCTTCCACTTCCTGAATCCCCGCTGGAactatccccctcccctctcccacttcCGCTGGGTGAGGAGCTcgtgttcaagatgggagggggctgtctgtaggTCTTGTCCCTCACAGTTACTTTCTGGAAAAAATCTTTTTACACGAAGCTTAGCTATGAAAAATATATAGGCTGCAGTTCTAAGACTTTGAAGAATGCATAATTAGGGCTGTAGCCTCTACATGGGTAGAATCAGGGAAGAAAACTATCTTTGCAGTAATAGTATTGAGAAATACATGGTATTAGTAAGATAATCGGGATATCACTTACCAAGCATTGCATCCGTTTCTGCACACATGGCATAATAATGTGCCCGGATATCTCTGATTTCTTTCTCCGTAAATTTCTCTGTGCAGTTCTTTGTATAAGAGGAATAGTAATCTACTGAGTGCATCTCTGAAAATGGAAGCCATTTTGGAATCTTGATGGCTTCGTATCTCACCTAGTAACaaagtaaaaatgttttattttgtcaaaAGGTAACTATTATCACCGTCCAATTTGCCAGCAGCCCAAGGTAGACATACTGACTGAACATGAGGACTCCATGTTTTATAAATGAGGGGAGAAGAAGAGGTGAaggccccattgcacaagcagaagtcatcGAACAGGGCTTGTACTGATGTGACTTATTAGGTGAATCCCGCCCAATGCATTATTTACAGAGGAGGACCAAAGTGCATAGTGCTTTACAGAAAACAAGAGCACAGGATCCTGCCCTGAGGGACATGCAATCTGTAATATGAcccagaggaagaggagagaaatggAGACAGGGATAAACAGGTATGTTCAGTTGCACATACTTAGGCATATTTAGAGAATGCCATGAGGACTATGGACTTATGCCAAAAAGCTTTGCTGAGAAAGTGTGCTTAGAGGAAGGTGTCCAGGGATGCATTCAATGAAGGGTAACAAAGTACAatgattgaaatcaatgggcctaaCTTAGTTATGTTCACTAACTACAATGGATATAGTCAGGGTAAAACTTAGTCGAATACCACCTCCAATATGCTTCTCAATAGGTTAGAACATTAGTGTAAGGGGAGAGCCCCTGACCCACTGCTGTTCTTATCAGAGATCTGTGCAGCAAAATGCAGCATGTGTTTAGAAGCAATACTCCAGGCATTACCACTACACTTGCTGCCTTTTTCCTGCCTGTGCAATTCATTCGGAATGCATAGGTAGAGAGTTGGATCTTCTACAGCCCGCTTCCATAAGGTTCAGTTAGATTTTATGGGATTATCACAGCCTTCCACCACAATGACTTCTTCTTTTGCAGCCAGCAGCCTTTTCCGGTTACGATATATCCCCTCACTAACTATATGAATGCTTATACAAATTGTCTACAAGAAagacttttccttaaaaaattgaATGTGTGATCTTCTCTTGCTCACCGCAGCGCCTGTGTCTAGGAACAAAGCCACACGTCTTAAAGATGGCTCCAGCTGATACCTTACAGACCATCTGCTTAATAACAC
This region of Zootoca vivipara chromosome 11, rZooViv1.1, whole genome shotgun sequence genomic DNA includes:
- the ARSK gene encoding arylsulfatase K isoform X2, producing the protein MDCNIYWCSSFFLHTDDQNGLPSIDAMWSGLFTHLTESWNNFKGLDPNHTTWMDLMEKHGYYAQKYGKLDYTSGHHSLSNRVEAWTRSVDFLLQQEGRPVAELVGNKSYVRVMQKDWKATDDAAAWLRNKATNLTQPFVLYLGLNLPHPYPSPSSGENYGASTFRTSPYWLQRVRYEAIKIPKWLPFSEMHSVDYYSSYTKNCTEKFTEKEIRDIRAHYYAMCAETDAMLGEIISALNDTGLLRRTLVVFTADHGELAMEHRQFYKMSMYEASSHVPLLIMGPNTKLQFIPNVVSLVDIYPTMLDVAGIPIPKNLSGYSLMPLVLKEAEDKVPTRQQHPTWILSEFHGCNVNSSTYMLRTDRWKYIAYSDGRSVSPQLFDLSADPDELTNVATKFPEITQYLNKKLYSIVDYPKVSASVEQYNKQEFINWKQSLGQNYSDTLANLRWHQNWKKDPKKYEDAIDRWIKEKTNL
- the ARSK gene encoding arylsulfatase K isoform X4, whose protein sequence is MWSGLFTHLTESWNNFKGLDPNHTTWMDLMEKHGYYAQKYGKLDYTSGHHSLSNRVEAWTRSVDFLLQQEGRPVAELVGNKSYVRVMQKDWKATDDAAAWLRNKATNLTQPFVLYLGLNLPHPYPSPSSGENYGASTFRTSPYWLQRVRYEAIKIPKWLPFSEMHSVDYYSSYTKNCTEKFTEKEIRDIRAHYYAMCAETDAMLGEIISALNDTGLLRRTLVVFTADHGELAMEHRQFYKMSMYEASSHVPLLIMGPNTKLQFIPNVVSLVDIYPTMLDVAGIPIPKNLSGYSLMPLVLKEAEDKVPTRQQHPTWILSEFHGCNVNSSTYMLRTDRWKYIAYSDGRSVSPQLFDLSADPDELTNVATKFPEITQYLNKKLYSIVDYPKVSASVEQYNKQEFINWKQSLGQNYSDTLANLRWHQNWKKDPKKYEDAIDRWIKEKTNL
- the ARSK gene encoding arylsulfatase K isoform X3; the protein is MNRLPEPIVFINRAMWSGLFTHLTESWNNFKGLDPNHTTWMDLMEKHGYYAQKYGKLDYTSGHHSLSNRVEAWTRSVDFLLQQEGRPVAELVGNKSYVRVMQKDWKATDDAAAWLRNKATNLTQPFVLYLGLNLPHPYPSPSSGENYGASTFRTSPYWLQRVRYEAIKIPKWLPFSEMHSVDYYSSYTKNCTEKFTEKEIRDIRAHYYAMCAETDAMLGEIISALNDTGLLRRTLVVFTADHGELAMEHRQFYKMSMYEASSHVPLLIMGPNTKLQFIPNVVSLVDIYPTMLDVAGIPIPKNLSGYSLMPLVLKEAEDKVPTRQQHPTWILSEFHGCNVNSSTYMLRTDRWKYIAYSDGRSVSPQLFDLSADPDELTNVATKFPEITQYLNKKLYSIVDYPKVSASVEQYNKQEFINWKQSLGQNYSDTLANLRWHQNWKKDPKKYEDAIDRWIKEKTNL
- the ARSK gene encoding arylsulfatase K isoform X1 — translated: MGGKGRNHVTSASHLVTLVLLLPGFAFWGAVKARPLLNEDYTCRRCGKPNIVVVTCDSLDGRLTFHPKNETVDLPFVNLMRKHGSLFLNAYTNSPICCPSRAAMWSGLFTHLTESWNNFKGLDPNHTTWMDLMEKHGYYAQKYGKLDYTSGHHSLSNRVEAWTRSVDFLLQQEGRPVAELVGNKSYVRVMQKDWKATDDAAAWLRNKATNLTQPFVLYLGLNLPHPYPSPSSGENYGASTFRTSPYWLQRVRYEAIKIPKWLPFSEMHSVDYYSSYTKNCTEKFTEKEIRDIRAHYYAMCAETDAMLGEIISALNDTGLLRRTLVVFTADHGELAMEHRQFYKMSMYEASSHVPLLIMGPNTKLQFIPNVVSLVDIYPTMLDVAGIPIPKNLSGYSLMPLVLKEAEDKVPTRQQHPTWILSEFHGCNVNSSTYMLRTDRWKYIAYSDGRSVSPQLFDLSADPDELTNVATKFPEITQYLNKKLYSIVDYPKVSASVEQYNKQEFINWKQSLGQNYSDTLANLRWHQNWKKDPKKYEDAIDRWIKEKTNL